The genomic stretch CACGGCTCTACGATTTACAGATCACGCGCGGAGACGATTTTGCAACCCGTGGTCAGGCAAACTTTATTAAGCAGTTTGCTACACCCCATGACCGAGGGATTATCTACGACCGGAACAGCCGAATTCTAGTCGACAACCGTCCGTCGCTGAATGTGGAAGTCACGCCCTATTTCCTAGGGAATCGTGAGAAATCTACAGCAACATTGAATGAGCTTTATGAAACGCTTGGGGTTGCGGATGAGGCGGCCGAAAAGTTGTCGTCAGAAGTTTTTTCGAAACAAGGTCTTAATCGATTTGTGGCTGTTCGAATCAAACGCGATATCTCTCTCGACGAAGTTGAGAAGATTGAATCTCAGCGCAGTATTTTAAAGCTTGATGGTGTCGAAATTGTTGAAGCCAAGCGTAGAACCTATCCGAGTGGTTCTTTGGCCGGACATTTACTTGGTTACGTGAATGAAATTGGCCGGGGACGACTGAACCGCGAGAAGAAACGCGATAACCCCAATCGCTACAAACGCGGCGATACTTTGGGCCGTTCAGGTATCGAACATCAGCATGAAGAGCGCTTGCGGGGCTCAGATGGGTACGCGCAAAAAGTTGTCGACGCAAAGGGACGCTTACAGTCGGCTGATTATATGAACTCGGCGGGCACGAACATAGACGACAAGCCGGCTGAGCCAGGGCACAATATTATCCTGACGATTGATTCTGAGCTTCAAAAGATAGCGGAAGAATCTTTTGACGGCCGCGCCGGCAGCGTGGTGGTCATGGATGTCGAGACGGGTGAGATTCTCGCCATGGTTTCAAAGCCTGGCTATGATCCGAATTTAATCAGTGGTGCCATGGCGCTGGATGAAAAGGCTCGCCTCGACTCTAATATTCTCAAGCCTTGGATTAATCGGCCCATTCAAGGTCAATACGCTCCGGGCTCCACCTTCAAGGTGGTCACCGCGATGGCTGCACTAACTCAAGGTTATACAACGCCGAGTGAGGAAGTGTTCTGCCCAGGGTATTACCGCTTAGGGGGCCGTAATTGGCGTTGCCATAAAGACTCAGGCCATGGCCACGTCAATCTCAAAGAGGCTTTGAAAGTATCGTGCGATACTTATTTCTACGCACTTTCAGTACGGATGGGAATTAACGAAATAGCAAAAGCTGGTAGTGAGCTGGGTCTTGGTTCGCAAACAGGTATTGAGCTTCGCGGTGAAAAACGCGGATTGATGCCAGACGAGGCTTTTCATGACCGGGTCGAGAAATCGACAGGTGGTTACCAAAAGGGAATGGCTCTCAACACCTCTATTGGGCAAGGCTCCGTTTTGACCACACCTCTGCAAATGGCTGTTATCTATGCGGCCATGGCAAACGGTGGGAAAATGATTAAACCGCAGCTGGTCAAGCGTATTGAAACCGCAGATTTTCGTGTTTGGTCTCGTGAGTTTGGCAAGCTTGGTGAGGTGGAACAAAAAGTTGAAGGGCGAGAGCCTGAGGTTATTTTCGAAATGAAGGCGGAGATAAAGTCACGGCTGAACCTTGACCCAGCTGAACTTGCTGCAATTCAAGAGGGTTTGATTGCCGTTGCGCAGGAGCCGGGCGGGACCGCATATTGGAGACGCTCTCGATTGGTCACCATGGCTGGTAAGACTGGAACAGCGCAAGTGATTCGGTTGGGTGTGCGCCGGGACAAAGCAGAAGACATGGAATATTTTGCGAGAGACCACGCCTGGTTTGCCGCTTACGCTCCGATCGAAAACCCTGAAATAGCTGTCGTGGTTTTAAATGAGCACTCGGGTCATGGTGGTTCCAAAGCAGGCCCCATTGCAGTGAGTGTGATTGATGCTTGGCATACACTTAAAGAAAATCGCAGGGCGAACCCAAGACTTACCGAAAATGAAAATGAGGTTCGCCCATGAACTCTCGACGATTGGGTTTCGCCGATATCAATTGGCTCTTGTTGGCCATCGTAGGACTGATTGCGATTCTTGGTGTTTATAATCTGCACTCGGCCGCACACTCCAAAGATCCCACACTTTATCTTACTCAGATGGCTTGGTTCGGTGTGGGCGGTTTGGTGGTTCTGATCATCATGATTCCGGACTACCGGCTGTCTGAGAATATGGCCTACTTCATTTACGCCATGGTCTGCCTCTTGCTTGTCGCGGTCTTGTTCGGCGGAGAGATGGCCGGGGGTGCAAGGCGCTGGCTCAGGATTGGGCCGATTAAATTTCAGCCTTCAGAGCTTGCCAAGATAGCCACTATTTTATGTTTAGCGCGCTATTTTTCAACGCGGGTACGCGAACGGGGCTACTCTTTGGTGCGTCTGTTTAGACCTATGAACCTATCGCGACCCATCGCTTCCATGGGTTTGGTTGTAGCTTGGTGGGATAAACCTTGGTTTGCAGACCCCATCGGATTTTTGGCACGCGGCGTTCATGAGCAGCTTGGCGGCGAAGCAATCATTATGGGCGAGTCTTTGTGGCTACGAATCGGGCTCTTGGGTGTCGTCTTGGTGTGCGGCATTTTAGCCAGTGTAGTCGTGATTCGTTTTGCGGCAGCTCAGGCGTTACTCAATCCATGGCCGCCAGGGCGTCGGCGAAATTTTATCTTTGTAATTTTAGCTCTCGTTCTAGGGTTAATGGGAGTCATTCTTTGGAATTGGGAGAGCAGCTTATTACGCGACCCGGTCGCCGGTGTTTTGTTTTATCTAAATGAGGCAGCTGGTCCCGGGGGTGTGTATGAATCCTACGACGAAGGGATGACTCTGCGGCTGCTTTTTGTGGCACTAAATGTTGGGTATCTGATGATGGCTCTGGTCGTGAGCCGTCGTTATCGAGGACCCGGTATTGATTTGGTCTTGGCTCCGATAGATCTATTGGCTCTCCCGGCATTACTTGTTTTGGTGGAGCCTGATCTGGGAACAGCCGGCATTATTATCCTCATCGGTATGACGATGATCTTGGTGGTTGGAGTCAGACTCGCATCACTGATTCGGCTCGGAGTGTTGGGAACTTTGTTCGCGGGTTTAAGCTGGTTTGCAGTTTTAAAGGATTACCAGAAGAGACGGATTCTCACCTTCATCGATCCAGAGTCTGATATTCAAGGTGCTGGTTGGAACGCCTTCCAGTCGATGATTGCCGTGGGCTCGGGACGTTTGTGGGGCAAAGGTCATCAGGGCGGCACTCAGACTCAGCTATCGTTTTTACCGGAGCAGCATACTGATTTTGCGTTCTCGGTATGGGCTGAAGAGATGGGCTTGATGGGCTGTTCGCTCTTATTGCTTTTATATTTACTCTTACTCGTGGTGG from Deltaproteobacteria bacterium encodes the following:
- the mrdA gene encoding penicillin-binding protein 2; translation: RLYDLQITRGDDFATRGQANFIKQFATPHDRGIIYDRNSRILVDNRPSLNVEVTPYFLGNREKSTATLNELYETLGVADEAAEKLSSEVFSKQGLNRFVAVRIKRDISLDEVEKIESQRSILKLDGVEIVEAKRRTYPSGSLAGHLLGYVNEIGRGRLNREKKRDNPNRYKRGDTLGRSGIEHQHEERLRGSDGYAQKVVDAKGRLQSADYMNSAGTNIDDKPAEPGHNIILTIDSELQKIAEESFDGRAGSVVVMDVETGEILAMVSKPGYDPNLISGAMALDEKARLDSNILKPWINRPIQGQYAPGSTFKVVTAMAALTQGYTTPSEEVFCPGYYRLGGRNWRCHKDSGHGHVNLKEALKVSCDTYFYALSVRMGINEIAKAGSELGLGSQTGIELRGEKRGLMPDEAFHDRVEKSTGGYQKGMALNTSIGQGSVLTTPLQMAVIYAAMANGGKMIKPQLVKRIETADFRVWSREFGKLGEVEQKVEGREPEVIFEMKAEIKSRLNLDPAELAAIQEGLIAVAQEPGGTAYWRRSRLVTMAGKTGTAQVIRLGVRRDKAEDMEYFARDHAWFAAYAPIENPEIAVVVLNEHSGHGGSKAGPIAVSVIDAWHTLKENRRANPRLTENENEVRP
- a CDS encoding rod shape-determining protein RodA — its product is MNSRRLGFADINWLLLAIVGLIAILGVYNLHSAAHSKDPTLYLTQMAWFGVGGLVVLIIMIPDYRLSENMAYFIYAMVCLLLVAVLFGGEMAGGARRWLRIGPIKFQPSELAKIATILCLARYFSTRVRERGYSLVRLFRPMNLSRPIASMGLVVAWWDKPWFADPIGFLARGVHEQLGGEAIIMGESLWLRIGLLGVVLVCGILASVVVIRFAAAQALLNPWPPGRRRNFIFVILALVLGLMGVILWNWESSLLRDPVAGVLFYLNEAAGPGGVYESYDEGMTLRLLFVALNVGYLMMALVVSRRYRGPGIDLVLAPIDLLALPALLVLVEPDLGTAGIIILIGMTMILVVGVRLASLIRLGVLGTLFAGLSWFAVLKDYQKRRILTFIDPESDIQGAGWNAFQSMIAVGSGRLWGKGHQGGTQTQLSFLPEQHTDFAFSVWAEEMGLMGCSLLLLLYLLLLVVALAIAADARDTYGSLVAVGVAALILWQTLINVGMVIGVAPVVGLTLPLFSYGGSSLLTTMCGLGLLLNVHFRRRAV